In Shinella sp. XGS7, a single genomic region encodes these proteins:
- the fahA gene encoding fumarylacetoacetase, which translates to MTAFSDLDHTHDPAAQSWVASANEAGTDFPIQNLPYGLFVRAGRNESPRVGVAIGDQVLDLRAAAAAGRWSSAEQVALQPLAQGDLNAFMALPAAQRRALRRALFAALLAGSKQAGALRACLLAQGEAQMLVPCRIGDYTDFYTGIHHATTVGKLFRPDNPLLPNYKWVPIGYHGRSSSIGVSGQAVRRPLGQLMPPGATAPERAPAKRLDYELELGVFVAGGNALGETIPMEGADEHLFGLTLLNDWSARDVQAWEYQPLGPFLAKNFATTISPWIVTAEALEPFRCAFAHPEQDPQPLPYLDSEKNRAAGGYAIELEVWLQTEKMRAAGEAPTRLMRSNFGESAYWTLAQMLVHHASNGCNLQPGDLLGTGTQSGAKPEEGGSLLELSLGGKQALSLPNGETRTFLQDGDTVILRGFAAKEGARRIGFGDCAATVLPARV; encoded by the coding sequence ATGACTGCTTTCTCCGATCTCGACCACACCCATGACCCGGCCGCCCAGAGCTGGGTGGCCTCGGCCAACGAGGCGGGCACCGATTTCCCGATCCAGAACCTGCCCTACGGCCTCTTCGTGCGCGCCGGCCGCAACGAGAGCCCGCGCGTGGGCGTGGCCATCGGCGACCAGGTGCTGGACCTGCGCGCCGCGGCGGCCGCCGGCCGCTGGAGCAGCGCCGAGCAGGTGGCGCTCCAGCCCCTCGCCCAGGGCGATCTGAATGCCTTCATGGCCCTGCCCGCGGCCCAGCGCCGCGCGCTGCGCCGGGCGCTGTTCGCGGCCCTGCTGGCCGGTAGCAAGCAGGCGGGCGCGCTGCGCGCCTGCCTGCTGGCGCAGGGCGAGGCGCAGATGCTGGTGCCTTGCCGCATCGGCGACTACACCGACTTCTACACCGGCATCCACCACGCCACCACGGTGGGCAAGCTCTTCCGCCCGGACAACCCCCTGCTGCCCAACTACAAATGGGTGCCCATCGGCTACCACGGCCGCAGCTCTTCCATCGGCGTGAGCGGCCAGGCCGTGCGTCGCCCCCTGGGCCAGCTGATGCCGCCGGGCGCCACCGCGCCCGAGCGCGCGCCTGCCAAGCGCCTGGACTATGAGCTGGAGCTGGGCGTGTTCGTGGCCGGCGGCAATGCCCTGGGCGAGACCATCCCCATGGAGGGCGCCGACGAGCATCTCTTCGGCCTGACCCTGCTCAACGACTGGTCGGCCCGCGATGTGCAGGCCTGGGAATACCAGCCCCTGGGCCCCTTCCTGGCCAAGAACTTCGCCACCACCATCTCGCCCTGGATCGTCACGGCCGAGGCCCTGGAACCCTTCCGCTGCGCCTTCGCGCACCCCGAGCAGGATCCCCAGCCGCTGCCCTATCTGGACTCCGAGAAGAACCGCGCTGCGGGCGGCTACGCCATCGAGCTGGAGGTCTGGCTGCAGACCGAGAAGATGCGCGCGGCCGGCGAGGCCCCGACCCGCCTGATGCGCAGCAACTTCGGCGAGTCCGCCTACTGGACCCTGGCCCAGATGCTGGTGCACCACGCCAGCAATGGTTGCAATCTGCAGCCCGGCGATCTGCTGGGCACCGGCACCCAGAGCGGCGCCAAGCCGGAGGAGGGCGGTTCGCTGCTGGAGCTGTCCCTGGGCGGCAAGCAGGCCCTGAGCCTGCCCAATGGCGAGACGCGCACCTTCTTGCAGGATGGCGACACCGTGATCCTGCGCGGCTTTGCCGCCAAGGAGGGCGCACGCCGCATCGGCTTCGGCGACTGCGCGGCCACGGTGCTGCCCGCGCGGGTCTGA
- a CDS encoding succinylglutamate desuccinylase/aspartoacylase family protein, which yields MSTQNLLAKPELGAWRAGNTGTEGVWRFDSGRPGRHLMISALVHGNELCGAWALLGLLERGLRPARGSLTLAFCNLEAFDRFDPAHHDAARFVDEDLNRQWSAERLSQPSSRERRRAAALRPFVEAADWLLDLHSMHERSAPLLLTGLQPRHLALARSLHGEAAIVIDAGHADGVRMRDFGRFGLDDAQSPESRSLLLECGYHLEPQARLVAQDYCVRLLEAAELLDAAELARLLPGWRRPDAARPAPALRVRAAVVARSERFRFTTAFSGLECIPQAGTVIGDNEGEPVVTPFDDCVLVMPSTRQARAGVTVVRLAERV from the coding sequence ATGAGCACGCAGAACCTGCTGGCCAAACCCGAGCTGGGCGCCTGGCGTGCCGGCAACACCGGCACCGAGGGCGTGTGGCGCTTCGACAGCGGCCGGCCGGGCCGGCATCTGATGATCTCGGCCCTGGTGCACGGCAATGAGCTCTGCGGCGCCTGGGCGCTGCTGGGCCTGCTGGAGCGCGGCCTGCGCCCGGCGCGCGGCAGCCTGACCCTGGCCTTCTGCAATCTGGAGGCCTTCGACCGCTTCGACCCGGCACACCACGACGCGGCCCGCTTCGTGGACGAGGACCTGAACCGGCAATGGTCGGCCGAGCGCCTGAGCCAGCCCTCCAGTCGCGAGCGCCGCCGCGCCGCGGCCCTGCGGCCCTTTGTGGAAGCGGCCGACTGGCTGCTGGACCTGCATTCCATGCACGAGCGCTCGGCGCCCCTGCTGCTCACGGGCTTGCAGCCGCGCCATCTGGCCCTGGCGCGCAGCCTGCACGGCGAGGCCGCCATCGTGATCGATGCCGGCCATGCCGACGGGGTGCGCATGCGCGACTTCGGTCGCTTCGGCCTGGACGATGCGCAGTCACCCGAGAGCCGTTCCCTGCTGCTGGAATGCGGCTACCACCTGGAGCCCCAGGCTCGCCTGGTGGCGCAGGACTACTGCGTGCGCCTGCTGGAGGCGGCCGAGCTGCTGGACGCCGCCGAACTGGCCCGCCTGCTGCCCGGCTGGCGCCGCCCCGATGCCGCCCGGCCCGCGCCGGCCCTGCGCGTGCGCGCGGCCGTGGTGGCGCGCAGCGAGCGCTTTCGCTTCACCACGGCCTTCAGCGGCCTGGAGTGCATTCCCCAGGCCGGCACGGTGATCGGCGACAACGAGGGCGAGCCGGTGGTGACGCCCTTTGACGACTGCGTGCTGGTCATGCCCTCCACGCGCCAGGCGCGCGCGGGCGTGACCGTGGTGCGCCTGGCCGAGCGCGTCTGA
- a CDS encoding DUF427 domain-containing protein codes for MKAVWNHTVIAQSDDTVLVEGNHYFPASALKREYTSFSNHKTMCPWKGEAHYLSLLVNGEMNPDAVWYYPDPKSGAEAVKDRVAFWKGVQILE; via the coding sequence ATGAAAGCCGTCTGGAACCACACCGTGATCGCCCAGAGCGATGACACCGTCCTGGTCGAGGGCAACCACTACTTCCCCGCCAGCGCGCTCAAGCGCGAGTACACCAGCTTCAGCAACCACAAGACCATGTGCCCCTGGAAGGGCGAGGCGCACTACCTCTCCCTGCTGGTCAATGGCGAGATGAACCCGGATGCGGTCTGGTACTACCCCGATCCCAAGTCGGGCGCCGAGGCCGTGAAGGACCGCGTGGCCTTCTGGAAGGGCGTGCAGATCCTGGAGTGA
- the egtD gene encoding L-histidine N(alpha)-methyltransferase produces the protein MPLPHAAPWLHAVPLEGFAHDLHAALRQRPRSISPKYFYDEAGSALFERICELPEYYPTRTELALLRSHAAEMGALMGAEVQLIEYGAGALRKVRLLLDALPAPHSFVPVDISGPHLLAACRALQAEHPALAIQPVVADFTRPHDLPARPLRGQRVGFFPGSSIGNFAPDQALDFLRMAAQELRGGALLIGVDLVKDPAVLHAAYNDAQGVTAAFNLNVLARARRELGAELDPAGFAHSAFYNAPLQRIEMHLQSRGRQQIRLDQRVYEFEDGETLHTEHSHKFSVAGFQALAARAGFRAGPVWQDAREWFALLWLQAPAA, from the coding sequence ATGCCCCTGCCCCATGCCGCCCCCTGGCTGCACGCCGTGCCGCTGGAAGGCTTTGCCCACGATCTGCATGCCGCGCTGCGCCAGCGCCCGCGCAGCATCTCGCCCAAATACTTTTATGACGAGGCCGGCTCGGCCCTGTTCGAGCGCATCTGCGAGCTGCCAGAGTACTACCCCACCCGCACCGAGCTCGCCCTGCTGCGCAGCCACGCGGCCGAGATGGGGGCCCTGATGGGCGCTGAGGTGCAGCTGATCGAGTACGGCGCCGGTGCCCTGCGCAAGGTGCGCCTGCTGCTGGACGCCCTGCCCGCCCCGCACAGCTTTGTGCCGGTGGACATCTCGGGCCCGCATCTGCTGGCGGCCTGCCGTGCCCTGCAGGCCGAGCATCCAGCGCTGGCCATCCAGCCCGTGGTGGCGGACTTCACCCGACCCCATGATCTGCCCGCCCGGCCTCTGCGCGGCCAGCGCGTGGGCTTCTTCCCCGGCTCCAGCATCGGCAATTTCGCGCCGGACCAGGCCCTGGACTTTCTGCGCATGGCGGCCCAGGAGCTGCGCGGCGGCGCCCTGCTGATCGGCGTGGACCTGGTCAAGGACCCGGCCGTGCTGCACGCGGCCTACAACGACGCCCAGGGGGTGACCGCGGCCTTCAACCTCAATGTGCTGGCGCGCGCCCGGCGCGAGCTGGGCGCCGAGCTGGACCCGGCCGGCTTTGCCCACAGCGCCTTCTACAACGCGCCGCTGCAGCGCATTGAAATGCATCTGCAGAGCCGTGGCCGCCAGCAGATCCGGTTGGACCAGCGTGTCTACGAGTTCGAGGACGGCGAGACCCTGCACACCGAGCACTCCCACAAGTTCAGCGTGGCCGGCTTCCAGGCCCTGGCGGCCCGGGCGGGCTTTCGCGCCGGGCCGGTGTGGCAGGACGCGCGCGAATGGTTCGCCCTGCTCTGGCTGCAGGCCCCCGCCGCATAA
- the egtB gene encoding ergothioneine biosynthesis protein EgtB, translating into MDDLPASVALGGAAARQLAAARYRAVRAHTGALAAPLSAEDQALQSMPDASPAKWHQAHTSWFFEALLLRPLLPGYQAFDERFFYLFNSYYEALGPRHPRPQRGLLSRPSLDEVRVYRAHVDAAMLRLIEQADADSWTRAAPLLELGLQHEQQHQELLLTDILHAFSCNPLLPTYAEAAPEAPDGGALRWLAHAGGAAQIGHAGPGFAFDNEGPRHTVLLAPFEMASRLVNQGEYLDFIQDGGYRRPELWLSDGWARVQAEGWQAPAYWLAPDDPRRPAGHWQRLGLRGVQALRREAPVLGLSFYEAAAYAEWAGARLPSEFEWELAARELTGLEQLYDAAWQWTRSAYHPYPGFKPLAGAAAEYNGKFMVGQLVLRGASLATPPGHARPSYRNFFPPAARWQFSGLRLARDPLV; encoded by the coding sequence ATGGATGACTTGCCTGCCTCGGTCGCCCTCGGCGGCGCGGCCGCACGACAGCTGGCCGCGGCCCGCTACCGCGCCGTGCGCGCCCACACCGGTGCCCTGGCCGCGCCGCTCAGCGCCGAAGACCAGGCCCTGCAGTCCATGCCGGACGCCAGCCCCGCCAAATGGCATCAGGCGCACACCAGCTGGTTCTTCGAGGCCCTGCTGCTGCGCCCCCTGCTGCCGGGCTACCAGGCCTTTGACGAGCGCTTCTTCTACCTCTTCAACTCCTATTACGAGGCCCTGGGCCCGCGCCACCCGCGGCCCCAGCGCGGCCTGCTGAGCCGCCCTTCGCTGGACGAGGTGCGCGTCTACCGCGCCCATGTGGATGCGGCCATGCTGCGCCTGATCGAGCAGGCCGATGCCGACAGCTGGACCCGCGCCGCGCCCCTGCTGGAGCTGGGCCTGCAGCATGAGCAGCAGCACCAGGAGCTGCTGCTCACCGACATCCTGCACGCCTTCTCCTGCAACCCGCTGCTGCCCACCTATGCCGAGGCCGCGCCCGAAGCGCCCGACGGCGGCGCGCTGCGCTGGCTGGCGCATGCCGGCGGTGCCGCGCAGATCGGCCATGCGGGGCCAGGTTTTGCCTTTGACAACGAAGGCCCGCGCCACACGGTGCTGCTGGCGCCCTTCGAGATGGCCAGCCGCCTGGTGAACCAGGGCGAGTACCTGGACTTCATCCAGGACGGTGGCTACCGCCGGCCCGAACTCTGGCTCTCGGACGGCTGGGCGCGGGTGCAGGCCGAGGGCTGGCAGGCCCCGGCCTACTGGCTGGCACCCGATGACCCGCGCCGCCCGGCCGGCCACTGGCAGCGCCTGGGCCTGCGCGGCGTGCAGGCGCTCAGACGCGAGGCCCCGGTGCTGGGACTGAGCTTCTACGAAGCCGCGGCCTATGCCGAATGGGCCGGCGCCCGCCTGCCCAGCGAGTTCGAGTGGGAGCTCGCCGCCCGCGAGCTGACCGGTCTGGAACAGCTCTACGACGCGGCCTGGCAATGGACGCGCTCGGCCTACCACCCCTACCCCGGCTTCAAGCCCCTGGCCGGCGCCGCGGCCGAGTACAACGGCAAGTTCATGGTGGGGCAGCTGGTGCTGCGCGGCGCCAGCCTGGCCACGCCCCCGGGCCACGCGCGCCCGAGCTACCGCAACTTCTTCCCGCCGGCCGCGCGCTGGCAGTTCTCGGGCCTGCGCCTGGCCCGCGATCCCCTCGTCTGA
- a CDS encoding TRAP transporter substrate-binding protein: MSSSLQASTKSWRALAVLAGGLMTASLGLAQEVTLKVHHFWPPGAMPPTKILQPWCDKIAADSANKLKCQIFPAMQLGGTPAQLIDQAKDGVVDIVFTLPGYTAGRFPIMEVFELPFMNNSAEAGARAAWDFYGKYASKEYPGIKPLMFSIHDEGYLHTRDKQIKTLADLKGLKLRAPTRQTNKLLASLGATPVGMPLPAVADAVSKGTIDGFALPWEVIPSVKLHEMVKYHTETDASRPALYSAVFILAMNQARYEGLPADLKAVIDRNSGAGLSQQAGKIWDESQAVGRKPAVDRGNTFHRLPAAEVDLWIKASHPLYDEWVADMDKRGLPGKQMLKDAQDLLVKYKK, translated from the coding sequence ATGAGCAGCAGCCTGCAGGCCAGCACCAAGAGCTGGCGCGCCCTGGCCGTCCTGGCCGGCGGCCTGATGACGGCCTCCCTGGGCCTGGCCCAGGAGGTGACCCTCAAGGTGCACCACTTCTGGCCACCCGGCGCCATGCCGCCCACCAAGATCCTGCAGCCCTGGTGCGACAAGATCGCCGCCGACTCGGCCAACAAGCTCAAGTGCCAGATCTTTCCGGCCATGCAGCTGGGCGGCACGCCGGCCCAGTTGATCGACCAGGCCAAGGACGGGGTGGTGGACATCGTCTTCACCCTGCCGGGCTACACGGCCGGGCGCTTTCCCATCATGGAGGTCTTCGAGCTGCCCTTCATGAACAACTCGGCCGAGGCCGGGGCTCGCGCCGCCTGGGACTTCTATGGCAAGTACGCCAGCAAGGAGTACCCCGGCATCAAGCCCCTGATGTTCAGCATCCATGACGAGGGCTATCTGCACACCCGCGACAAGCAGATCAAGACCCTGGCCGATCTCAAGGGGCTCAAGCTGCGCGCGCCCACGCGCCAGACCAACAAGCTGCTGGCCTCCCTGGGCGCCACGCCCGTGGGCATGCCCCTGCCGGCCGTGGCCGATGCGGTGAGCAAGGGCACCATCGACGGCTTTGCCCTGCCCTGGGAGGTGATCCCCTCGGTCAAGCTGCATGAGATGGTGAAGTACCACACCGAGACCGATGCCTCGCGCCCGGCGCTCTACAGCGCGGTCTTCATCCTGGCCATGAACCAGGCGCGCTACGAAGGCCTGCCGGCCGATCTGAAAGCGGTGATCGACCGCAACAGCGGGGCGGGCCTCTCGCAGCAGGCCGGCAAGATCTGGGACGAGAGCCAGGCCGTGGGCCGCAAGCCCGCGGTGGACCGCGGCAACACCTTCCACCGCCTGCCGGCGGCCGAGGTGGACCTGTGGATCAAGGCCAGCCATCCGCTCTACGACGAATGGGTGGCCGATATGGACAAGCGCGGCCTGCCCGGCAAGCAGATGCTCAAGGACGCGCAGGACCTGCTGGTCAAGTACAAGAAGTGA
- a CDS encoding TRAP transporter small permease: MMVLLRRLALWSALAGCLCACAVALLTVASIAGRALWSRPIPGDVELSQFGVALCIALCLPWCQLQRANIIVDFFTQRSGERARGLMDGVGALLLALMVGLLAWRSLVGALSVREAGEATMILDLPMWISYAVLAPGLALTALIALAQGLAHLRGRDQGDPV; the protein is encoded by the coding sequence ATGATGGTCTTGCTGCGCCGCCTGGCGCTGTGGAGCGCGCTGGCGGGCTGCCTGTGCGCCTGTGCGGTGGCCCTGCTGACGGTGGCCAGCATCGCGGGCCGCGCCCTGTGGTCCCGGCCCATCCCGGGAGATGTGGAGCTGAGCCAGTTCGGCGTTGCCCTGTGCATCGCGCTGTGTCTGCCCTGGTGCCAGCTGCAGCGGGCCAACATCATCGTGGACTTCTTCACCCAGCGCAGCGGCGAGCGCGCGCGCGGCCTGATGGACGGCGTGGGCGCCCTGCTGCTGGCCCTGATGGTGGGCCTGCTGGCCTGGCGCAGCCTGGTGGGCGCGCTCTCGGTGCGCGAGGCGGGGGAGGCCACCATGATCCTGGACCTGCCCATGTGGATCAGCTACGCGGTGCTGGCCCCGGGCCTGGCGCTGACGGCCCTGATCGCCCTGGCCCAGGGGCTGGCGCATCTGCGCGGGCGGGATCAGGGAGACCCCGTATGA
- a CDS encoding TRAP transporter large permease, with protein MTGGAGIGAAIFALMLLMMALRVPIAAAMFIPGALGYALMTSEMALLNSLKGSAVARLSVYDLSVIPLFLLMGQFATQGGLSRALFRAAAAWVGHVRGGLAMAAILASAAFGAVCGSGVATSATITQVAFGEMKALGYAGRLSTATLATGGTLGILIPPSVPLVVYAILTEQNIAKLFAAAMLPGLLAALGYLVVIAIYCRLRPELARPAPALPWGQRWRALLGVWPIVLIFVLVFGGIYGGLFSPTEGAAVGAASTFALGLVRRELGWSSIKRSFLGTAETSAMVFMIFLGADMMNAALALTRMPAELADWVGHQQVAPLLIVAAVLVFYIVLGCVMDELSMLLLTIPVIFPTIMGLDLWGLTPEHKAIWFGILVLTTVGIGLLAPPVGLNVYVVNSLAREVPMAETYKGVLPFLAWDLLRMLLLLFVPALSLGLLRYLT; from the coding sequence ATGACGGGCGGGGCCGGCATCGGCGCCGCCATCTTCGCGCTCATGCTGCTGATGATGGCGCTGCGCGTGCCCATTGCGGCGGCCATGTTCATCCCCGGGGCCCTGGGCTATGCGCTGATGACCAGCGAGATGGCCCTGCTCAACAGCCTCAAGGGCAGCGCGGTGGCGCGGCTCTCGGTCTACGACCTCTCGGTGATTCCGCTCTTTCTGCTGATGGGTCAGTTCGCCACCCAGGGCGGGCTCTCGCGCGCGCTCTTTCGCGCCGCGGCGGCCTGGGTGGGGCATGTGCGCGGCGGCCTGGCCATGGCGGCCATCCTGGCCTCGGCGGCCTTTGGTGCGGTCTGCGGTTCGGGCGTGGCCACCTCGGCCACCATCACCCAGGTGGCCTTTGGCGAGATGAAGGCCCTGGGCTATGCCGGACGCCTCTCCACCGCCACCCTGGCCACCGGCGGCACCCTGGGCATCCTGATCCCGCCCTCGGTGCCCCTGGTGGTCTACGCCATCCTGACCGAGCAGAACATCGCCAAGCTCTTTGCCGCGGCCATGCTGCCGGGCCTGCTGGCGGCCCTGGGCTATCTGGTGGTGATCGCGATCTACTGCCGCCTGCGGCCCGAGCTGGCGCGGCCGGCGCCGGCCCTGCCCTGGGGCCAGCGCTGGCGCGCGCTGCTGGGGGTCTGGCCCATTGTGCTGATCTTCGTGCTGGTCTTCGGCGGCATCTACGGCGGCCTGTTCTCACCCACCGAGGGCGCGGCGGTGGGCGCGGCCAGCACCTTTGCCCTGGGCCTCGTGCGGCGCGAGCTGGGCTGGAGCAGCATCAAGCGCAGCTTTCTGGGCACGGCCGAGACATCGGCCATGGTCTTCATGATCTTTCTGGGCGCCGACATGATGAACGCGGCCCTGGCCCTGACCCGCATGCCGGCCGAGCTGGCCGACTGGGTGGGCCACCAGCAGGTGGCGCCCCTGCTGATCGTGGCGGCCGTGCTGGTCTTCTACATCGTGCTGGGCTGCGTGATGGACGAGCTGTCCATGCTGCTGCTCACCATCCCCGTGATCTTCCCCACCATCATGGGTCTGGACCTGTGGGGACTCACGCCCGAACACAAGGCGATCTGGTTCGGCATCCTGGTGCTGACCACGGTGGGCATAGGCCTGCTGGCGCCGCCGGTGGGGCTCAATGTCTATGTGGTCAACAGCCTGGCGCGCGAGGTACCCATGGCCGAGACCTACAAGGGCGTGCTGCCCTTCCTGGCCTGGGATCTGCTGCGCATGCTGCTGCTGCTCTTCGTGCCGGCGCTCAGTCTGGGTCTGCTTCGGTATCTGACATAG